A segment of the Phoenix dactylifera cultivar Barhee BC4 chromosome 15, palm_55x_up_171113_PBpolish2nd_filt_p, whole genome shotgun sequence genome:
agttcttttagagGATGGAAAGAACTCAAATCCCTTGTTTTAAAAGGAGAGAAGAAAGGAATAACTGGCCGCCATGTCCACTGAGACCACAAGAAACGTATCTTAGCTCGACCGGGTCCACCCCACAAAGCTTTATTCCTTGACAAAAAAACGTCCCATGTCCAACGACCAAACCCTTAGCCGGCAAACTGCTGTTCTAAAGTAATTATCGCCACCCCTTCCTCCTTTCTTTGGCCAGACTTCTCTTTAGAGGTGCACGCGTGCTGCTTCCAAGTCCCAACCCATCCTACCCTTGCGATGCTCCCCATTCTCTTCCTTTGCCTCCTCagcttccctccctccctccatgCTTCCGATCCTcctccaagaggtaaaccaATCCACACATCACCATTGGAATACTAGATACACTTGCCATTTGTTTTGTTTCCATTTTTTCTTCCCCCCCATTATGATCATTGGCACTTGATTGTGTGACTCAGCGAGTTCCTTCAGCTCAAAATGAGATGTGTGCATATGTTTGACTACTATCTAGTTTTATTTTCAGTTTTGCTCTCGTTCTTCATCTTGTTTTTCTTGACACCTTGGTATATAGTTGATAGCAAAAAGCCTACAATGGTGCAAAGATTGAAGGCAATGTTTTGTTATGTTCCTTCTTCTCCCTTGTTCCTCTATTGATCCATCTTAGTTGCATATAATGCGTAGGTTACCGCATAAACTGCGGGTCGCAGGATGAGGACACCGTTGGAAGCATCAAATGGATCGCCGATGATGGTTTCGTCGAAGCAGGGAACATATCCAAGCTCAACATTCCAAATATGATGCCTGTACTTTCGTCTCTCCGGTACTTCCCCGACAAATCAGCTCGGAAATACTGTTATCTGATCCCCGTGGCCAAAGGAACCAAGTATTTGATCCGAACCACATACTTCTATGGAGGTTTCGATGGAGGTAATGAGCCCCCAGTGTTTGATCAGATAGTTGGAGGAATGAAATGGAGCACGGTGAACACCACAGAGAACTATGCCAAGGGCCTGGCCTCGTACTATGAGATCATCATGGTGGCAACCAGGAAGACAATGAGCATTTGCTTGGCGAGGAATGAGCACACTGTTTCAAGCCCATTTATATCTGCTCTTGAGGTGGAGTTCTTGGAGGATTCTATATACAACTCAACTGATTTCAAAACTTACGCACTGAGTACTGTTGCCCGCCATCGCTTTGGTTACGATGGCCCGATAGCAGGGTAAGAACATTACTTGAATTATTTCTGCTTTATTTTGAGAACACAAGCTAGAACATTGTTGTATTAGTTACACTAGCATAAGAGAGACCTACTTTTCTTATCCTGCAATTGAACTACTAGGAGATAAGGCAATCAAAGGTAGTCACAGggtctaaattttttttctctttggagAATTCCTTGAACAAGTAGACATGATAGGTAAATGAAAATGAGAAGAATGTTGATTGATGATGTGGACTTCATAAATAGCTATCCAGATGACCCATTCAACCGGTTTTGGGAGGCTTTCAAGGACACCAACCCTGCAGTGGAGAGCCATTGGAGCATAGCATCATCCCATTTCTGGAATTTCCCACCACAGACGGCATTCCAGACTGCTCTTACAACCAGCAGAGGGAAGAAGCTTATAGTCAAGTGGCCTGCAATGGCACTTCCTGCTGCAAACTACTATTTGGCTCTCTACTTTCAGGACAACCGAAGCCCGAGTGCATTTAGCTGGAGAGTGTTCGACGTTTCAGTGAATGAGAAGACCTTCTATTCAGGCCTCAACGTTTCGACGGCAGGCGCCGTGGTCCACGGGACGAAGTGGCCACTCTCCGGGCAGACACAGATCACATTGACCCCTGATGTGAGTTCCTCTGTTGGGCCGGTGATCAATGCTGGGGAGCTCCTGATGATGGTCCCTCTTAAGGGGAGGACGCTCGGTAGAGATGGTAACCAAGCCCCTTCTTCTGCAAACAAACCTCTCTTTGGCTGAACTTTGTTGTTAAGTGAACTAGTATGTATGTCTGTCGTCTATTACCTTGATctgtcttttgaaattttcttattttcagtGCTTGCAATGGAGGCAATTGCAAGAAGCTTCAACAACCCACCCTCGGATTGGAGTGGAGATCCTTGCTCACCCCCAGAGAATTCTTGGACTGGTGTGACATGCTCCCAAGGGAAACGCGCCAGAGTAACCGCACTGTGAGCTCAAAACTTCATTTCATAGCATCACAGAAGACATCCATGGCATATTAATTGAACTCCCCGCCTTTAACATTTAACCTTCCAAGGAAAAATTTAACCTTCAGCTTTATGGGAGGCTTTGAATTAGCTAGATCTTCCCCTTTTCAATTGATATAGAACTATAGATCTTGATGCCACCACTTCTTGTTGCCTCTGTTCCAGGAACCTTACAAACTTCGGCCTTACGGGATCGTTGCCTAACAGCATAGCCAAATTATCAGCAATCACTAGCATGTAAGCTTCTTTGAATGAAATATGAGCTTCAAAGATGACCTCATGGTTCTGAGTTCAAGGGAGGAATTTAACCAACAGTAATATGGTGATTGCAGTTGGCTTGGTGGGAACAAACTTTCCGGTCCCATTCCAGATATGGGCTCCCTCAAACGTCTGGTTTCTTTGTAAGCCAAAGAGCTCCATTGTTGTTACCCTTCATTTTTTCTATGAACAGTTTGATCTCTTTTCACTAATTATCACGTTGCTCCTCTCCTAATAGAAGGCATTTGGAGAATAACCAGCTTACTGGATCTATCCCTTCATCATTAGGAAACCTTGGAAAACTTCGAGAGATGTAAGTACTCGAATCCCCAGCGAGAATTTTGTGCTCGATCCACTGAATAGTTTAAGCACTAGTAACTTGCACTTAGAAGTTAACCCCTTGTCATCAATCTCATACATACTGACTCTCAAGTTCCTGATTGATAGATTTCTCCAAAACAACAATCTTGAAGGCCAAATTCCTGACAGTCTAAAAAGGAGAAGTGGAATTAATATTCAGTGAGTCCTATCCTTTGTTTTCCAGCTTTCCATTCACCACAATCTTTTTGGGTCGCATGACTCGTTGGTTCTGGTCATTCTATAGGATTTCACCTGGAAATCAAATTCACTGAGGTGCAGTGTATTAAAGCAAGATAGGAAGGAACCACGTATGCATACCAAACTGCTTTCAAACTCCAGTGACATGTCTCTTGAGTTCATTTCAAGGACAGAAAGGGCTGTGGAACGCCTTGACGGAATTCATGTTTAAGAGCAGCTCTTATAGCTTATTTGTGCTTGTTATAAGAAGCGAAGGCATTTACAGTAATATCATATTATGTGCCCAAAATTCATACTCTGATGATTTTGATAATGTAAATGGTTTTTgctggagttttttttttggttctgcgACATCTGTCTgtcatatcaaaaaaaaaagtgagactATGAATTGGATagcagaaaatatttgattGCAGTAGTTGATCACTGTTTGAACAAATGAGGTTTTATTTAATGTCAATTACttctttttttgatggaaaattACTTCAGACTTATCATAGAACTATGTGATCCAAAAATTCATATTGTTCAGTGTTcaattacttctttttttttttgatggaaaattACTTCAGACTGATCAAAGAACTATATGATCCAAAAATTCATATTGTTGAGGGTTACATATTTTTATGATCATGCTTCATAAAATGCTTTACAGCATCATTATAGTTTCCTAGGTGGTAATGCACGTATAACATGGTGGTAGATAGTAATATTTGTAATAAGACCATTAGTATATAGTATTGgtgcaacaaaaaagaagctgTAAAAAGAAAAGGTTGCATTCACGACATTatcaagtgataaaaaaagcATGCATATAATAGTACAGTCACTCAACAAAATCATTATTTTCAGTGAAATAGTCCTGTTTTTGAATATATAAATTgagataaattatttttattcaatTTATGCAGTCCACAATGTCTtttaatattctaaattagtaaTACAATGTCTTATCACAATTAGAATATCTTAGCAGTTATTTATGATCCTTCGTACGCCACAACCACAATCTACAAGATTTTTAACCAACAAAAACTTGTAAAGACAAATGCAAATCTCTAATCATAAAATTCATTGTTTAACAAAGATGAAGGCATACAGCATTCCAATTCACCAAAACATGCAAAGATAGTAAAACTAGAATGAaaaatttgaaattgaaattaaaaaaaggacAAAGGTATGAGTGAATGCTAAGAACTACAAGATATCGTCCTTTCTTTATAAAAAGCTACAAAGAGAATCTtgagaaaaaaaatccttaCTCCCCTTCATGTCATCCTTATTAACATAACCATGTCCTCCCAAAACCCCATCCATAGTAGTCCTCATGCCCTTAACAaataagagaaggaaaaaagctGAATTTAATTGGAGGTGCCAGCCCATACACATTACTTGGCATTCAAAGAAGAGAGCTATGTTTTTATTCCAAAAGGATTAAAAAGTGGAGTTTTCTTGAGATATCATTTACTTGCTAGTAGATAATGTTTTCCATACTATTCATGTCACTattctcctctccttctccaatgTCGATCCTTACTCTCAACACGTCCTTGCTTTCAAACAATCCCAACTTGCTGGAGTGCAACACATCATCattcatctctatgattgtgtAGAAAAAAAGAGCTTGCAAGATAGGACCTCTTGCAATCACATTGCATCTTGAGATGGGACATCTTGAGTTGGGCCTCTTGTAGCTCTTACTATGGGCACAGTAGAGATGATGGCATAGGGAGAGGAAGATTGATGCAATTAAAACAATGATTAGGAATGGATGAAAATTATGGAGAAACAAATGGTAACTGTCTAACAAATACtgtaaataattattaaagGTTGATAAAGATTTGAAGTTTAATTGGAGGAAAAATGGTATGAGAGATTAATGGAAGGGgaaggggtggggggggggggggggggggggggggggggtggtgtgGTGGGGGTCGGGGGGGTGAGGCAttaatcaagaaatttttatttgAGTTAGTATAGGGTATTTATTGATACTTTTAGGAAAACGACCAAACCTCAATCTATTTGCTTTTAGGAATACTGCATATACAAATATAAATTATGGATTAACAATATAGTTATATGCTATCTTTTTTGTGAATCTAAGTACAAAAGTTAAAcaatttctttaagttggtcCAATTTTGATTAGTTTCTTTAATCACACTTGATGGAGTCGATAGCAAGGATAAGAGGGATCGACGATGCTGTGCACTTTTATGATGAGTAACAAAAAATGATTGAAGGATGTTAAGTTCAATGGGTTATGCCCAAatgttttaatcaaatttcatTAGCACAATTTATTCATGCTTTATTTGATCGGGTTCAAATTATTACAAATCCATAATTGATCGAGCCAAAATTTGGATTTTGATTTTATAAGCATATTCATTTACAAGTTTAAAATTTCTTATCGAGTTAGATCCAACCCTATTTTAAACTATCAATATTGCCATTTTGCATCttagaatttttaaaataattattgcataaCTCATTTTCGTCTGTAAGAACTATattttttatgcttttattaAGTATCTTCCTCGTAGTTCAAATAGGATAATTGCATCTTTTTTGATAAGTAATATAAGTGATTCTtagagggcgactcggccacagtgGTTAGTTGGATCCGGTGCCGGCAGGCCAGGCTGAATCTGCACCCACTACTTCAGGATCTTTGACGCATAATAGAGGAGCTTGATTTATTTCGAATCTCACATATATTTCGGGAGACGAATAGTGCTGCGGACTGGGTCGTCTCCTTTGCAGCTCACCACTCCGGGTTTATATCATGGGGTATGTCCGATTGTATGCCGCAGGTTTTTGATCGTGTTTTGTCTTGTGATTGCTCTGGGCCTTCTCACGGTCGTGTGTAGTGAGATgccagttcaaaaaaaaaagaaaaaaggaaaagatatgCTTAGATGCAAGAAAATCcataaaaaagaatttttttttcacaaaagaaattaatttttttagaaaataattataaactttccaaatttattaatttttaacaAAATAAACACAtggtaaattatattttctatgAAAAATAAGTATTTGAAGTGATTTTGGTTGCAAACATCATTGCTTCAAAACACGGCAAAAAAAACTCGCAAATTATCTAATGTCAGCACTGAAGTTGCCGACATCAGTTGATTCTTCGTCTATGAGGTACGAATACTGAGCAAGTGCTATCGGTTCAATTTTAGCGAGGTGATACGACACCGGCTCGAACAGCGTACCGATCCTCTTCTTTTGGTTTAAGGCCTTGTTCTCGCAGCGGAACGCCGAGGGAGGCGACGGCGATGGCCGCCCGTTTCTTGAATCGatccaaaaccctaaccctagatcgTCTCCTCCATCCCTCCTCTCCGGTCTATCCCTTCCCCTCCTCCCAATGCCTGCGAGCTTTTCTCCACTCCATCGTTTCCCTGCCGCCCTTCCGCCCTCCCGGACGCGGCCGCGTCCCTCTCCCGGATCCCAGGTCTGCCGCCTCGGGAACGGCCCCCAGttcccctcttcttccctcCGCCTCCCCTGTGCTCGATTCGGCTTCCAGTCTCCCCAACGACGCGCTTGCCCGCACCCTTGGCTCCCGAAAGGTACGCGGTTTTCAGACTCTTCGTAAGCTTTGGTTTTTGTGCTCTGAATGTTGTATTTGATCTCTTATTCGGTTTTGGTAATTTGATATTTGTTGTCCATGAGACGACGAATCCTGTGATACTTCTCCTCCAGCTAATTATAGCTCTGTAAGAGATGAAGAATTTAGGGTTTCTCTGCTGTTTAGGGTTTAGGAAAGGGCAGAGGTTACCGAGAAAGAGATGCCCATTATAATAGAACGTGGTGATATTAAATTAAAGAGGACGCTCGTTGATTGGACGTATCACCTTGACTTGCAGTATAGTGAATGATAGTATTGTTATTGCGTGGATGAATATGATGCATGGAAGTCTTGGGAGCATCTCTTTGGTAATACTATCAGAGAAGTCCTGGAAACCCATCTACGCATGCCCGAAGCATCTGCTGAAACCAGAGTTTAAAATAACTGCCATTATAATGATCTTGGAGCTTCCCATTGCCTTTTCCATATGGAACAGGTATTTGAATATCAGCCATATTGTAACAAGTATGACAACTTTTATCTCTGACCTAAAACGATAGCCTTGGGGGATGATATAAATGGGATCATGGTGTTATTGAAAACATGGATGAGAAACTTAAACAAGCACCCTAGAAAGTAGTACCAGAATCTTGGACATATATTCAAGAATGGGGGAAATTTGTATATGATCCCACATACTTGAACAAGCTTTTTATTTGTAATGTTTTAAGATCTTGGATTGCCAGGATATAGCATCCCGGTTAAAAAGCTAGCAGTAGTTGTACTAAATGAAATTAAGGAGTCAATGACCATGTGATCACTTTGAACTCCTCAAAAAACCCCTTGAACTAGCAACATTTATCCCACTTTCTGGCTATTAAGGAGAAGATTGTCTTTAAAAGTATGCAAGAATGTATTAGTTGAGCTGGTCTTCTTGATATTGAtctgattttaaattttttatcagAATAGCTCAAGGTGATGAATTTTGATTCTTTGCTTTCCATAAGTCCTAAGTGCTCCCAGTCAAATCATATTTTTCCTCTAATTTCTGAAGTCTTTCAAATGAGCAAGTTTCAATGTAATGTAACATAATTTCTCGATGCCAAGATTATGTTGTCTTTCAGCTGCCATATATTCTGTGTTTCTTGCACTTTTTTTGGGTAAGGTTTTCAATAATCTAATGCTATGCTTGTACTACGTAACTTACCCCCTTGATGTTGCTACAATTGTAGATCGTCGAAGGGTCAGGCCATGCTAGCTGTTCCAGTTCTGACATCAGTAGGATGATCAAGGTGCGAATATGAAGAGAACTAAAATTTTCTCTACTCTCTATTAAGTAAGAATAACTGAATTGTTTGTTTGGTTGAACTACAGGGAGTAACAAAGCCTGAAGGTCAGTTCTATGAAAACCTATTTGAGTTGACAATCCTTTTATCTCGAGTCACTATTTAATAATGTACTTTTTTTTAAAGTGAATGCAAAgatattttgcaatttttgcCTTATTATTGTGCcatcccaatttttttttttaaatttagatgtcGGGAATATGCACAGATGCACTCCATCTATCCATTCAATGACTGCATCCAACTATTGTAtttttttgaatgaattttttaaatttttacttgGTATGTGTACTAACGCaaataaaaatttcaatagcaatcCAGATTTCTAAAATCTTCGTGTCTTACTGGTTTGCTGCCTTTCTGGGGCATAACTTGAGCTACACATGCCTGTTTGAGGTGTGAGACTACTAGTTTCAAAGCTGATCGAGTCCTATGAGTTCTCTTTTAATGTTTTAGCTAGTTTGCTGTTTTGGAAGTCAAAATTCAGGCTAATGTTCTAGCATGGTATTAGATTTGAGACTGAATCAAATTTGGGATTTCGTGAAAAAAACAGCCAACTTTGTTTTACTTTTTGCAATttgggtttctttttttttattatttttttatttggaggAATGACtgagttttaaaattttggacCCCTTTTGCCCTGGTTCTGAGTAGGTACACTTCAACTGTATATTCAAGTGGAGCTAAATGCTCCATATACTTTGTAGAGAATGAACATATTTTTGGTAGCGAgagcacatattttcatatgaatGTACATATTTTTAGTACTGACTGCACATATCTGTTGAGGGTGCACTGCACACATCTGTTGAGAGTGCACTGCACATTCACAGGTTGGAGTTTATCTGTGGGACTCGGGCCCCAAAGCATCCAAAAATTACAAAACTGGGCCATTATTGCAAAAAAGATAAAAGTAATCTGAATCTGCAAGACCAAAAAAAGGGTAGGCCAGTTCTGCAAAGTCCCCAAATCGGATACATAAAGGCTTCTAGTGTTTTCTGTGTTAAAATAGGAGTCCTAGATATTATACTATGAACTGAGAAGTGTTTGACTAGTGTGTTAGTTTGCTCAGGAATTCTCATAGTGGGTTTATATATAAAGTGAGCcatatttcaaaattaaaaacatTTTCTCTTTGTTATTGAAGAGCATTGCCTTTCTCATGGTGAACTCAATGAATTCAAACGGTAAGCTCTTAGGGCCTAGTAACTTGCCATCAACATTATATACCTAAGAAACAATATCTTCTTTGAGTAGGAGAAGGTCTGTAATTTTGTGGGGGTATAATGGTATTATCACTTATGCATTTAAATAACATATATGTATGCCTAAATGATTATAAATCCTTATTGGCCATGTCTACCTGATAATAGTCTTCTTTGAGTAAGAAAAATTTGTTCCTTTGTAGCTATATAATGATATTTGTTGACATCTAACCATATTTTCCTATTAATAGTTGAGGCAAGGCTTGGTGATTCCTTAAATGTTTTTGTATGGATTTGTGTGCTTGGTACGCCTCAACTCAAATCAGCAGTAATTGCAAAACTAAACAGAATCTCTATCCATTTCATCGCTGCAAAAGCTTATTGTTATACCTTTCACAAGACTTGCAGCACTTTCTTGGCCAAAGCATGGTATCCACTTTATGAATAAGTACCGCCCTTCGAACATGACTAATTTTATAGATTTGCTCTCAGTTTCAACTTATAAAATTTTTCACATCAACCCTGATTAATTTTCAGCaatgaaaattaaaatatgGAGTTGTTGACATGTCCATTAagcacttcaaactttttcccCTTTTAACCTCTCCACATAATCTATAGTTCTCCTAAAAGCAGAAAGAACAAATTTTGGTTGTCCTCTTCATACCCTTGGCCTTTATTTTATAAGAATTTTGCTTACTTATAGAGTTAATGTGAGACCAGTTATGAAATTGAGGATAATTTTTACCTTTAATTAGCCAATCAATAGCTTTTAGTTTATAGGCCACTACATCCCATCATAAACTTAATAATGGAGTCAATTATACATGGGTGAAATATTTATGGCATTAGATGTACCAAAGGACTTTTTATTAGAGTCATTTAGAGGCAATAAATAGTGCTATTAGAAAAAAATTCCATTCACTTTGCTACCCTGAAAATCCTATCTATCCTAGAGTTTTTGAGCACTTTAGACTAGGTAGAGACCAGGATACAATGAGAACAAGAAAGATTAATGGGCGGAAGCTCTAAATCCACGATCTATCTAATGATCCAACCATTAATTCTGGCTATGGGTTTCCATCACTGTCCTCTGCATATCCAAATTCAGCTTACCTCTTCTTCCATCTCTATCTACAATGCTTTAATATGATTTTTCTATGACAAGATTCAAGTTGTTACTATGTTCAGTTCTTATTTTTCACATCAAGATGTAATCTCATGTCCTTTCAATTTGTTTCGTTGGTCAACATCTGTATCCCCCTTTCCTTTCTGTCAATATTgatgaattttattttgatggaaGATCATTTTTATGCTGCAAAATGTGATTGTTGTGGTATGGTTTCTCATCTTAATTGTTTTTGTATATTTTACATTATTGATTTTTCTTATTAGTTATCGTGACTTGTTTATTTTGAATATTGTTTTTATCTGTATAAATAGTCTGCTAATTGTTTGTTCAGCAAGTCTAGGGGTTTGATCTTTGATGCGATGCTCAGTGCAGTTCCTTTTTTTCAAGGGGGAGGGGTTGTGACAGGGATTCATTTTCAAAGCAGTTCTATTTGCCTATTGGGATAACAGCCACTTACAGTGACATCTTGTGAAGTTTGTTATTCTGTGACTTGTATGACTTGTAGGTTATCAAGCTATGGAATTTTTCATGTGTTAAAAAGGTTTATTATGAATCAAttctgttttattttaattcattcaaTACAACATATATCAAACATTCTAAAACCTTCCCAAGTTTGGGTGTGCTTGATtcgttctttgttttctttgtatATTATATGCATTTTATCAATTAAAACCTCTTTTTGTTTatgcaaaataatattttgattttctagTAAAAGGTAATTAGACGACTCTTTTCTCtatattcaattcatcttaGGAGGTACTAAGAATTTTAGTACTCAAAATAAGGGATTGATAAGTTCATATTTTGTTGTACTTCCtgataaattaatatttaatctagcatcataatattatttaattatttaataaaatatgttgattaaagaaaataaagtgaGACTGTAAATGCAATGAGGTGATTCTCACACCGGCTCTTTACTAGTATAACGTAGATTCGTTTACAAAACTTTTGGTCGTCATATTATTGAGTATTTGGGCACTTTTACCAATACCAACCTAGCTGTTGGTCTTCCAGATCTTTTAATTTAGTTGGTGGATTACCCTGTGAACAACTAAGTCTAGCGCTACATGTTTTCTAATGCTATATAGTAAGATCATGTTTGGATATTGTAAGTTATTCAACtgttatatttattttgaattttatgcTCCCTTAGTAGGCTGCCAAACTTCTTTTCTTGTTATTTTATGTTTCAATATTTGTGCTTACTTGCTTGAAGTCTGCATTAGGATAGTCTCCATGAGTATGTGAATATTCTTTAATCTATTATTGCCAAAAATCGTTCGTTTTGCCTTAATCTAAttgttattataataataaagttAGAATTCAGTAATTAGGATTAATATGATTTAGGCCAAAATTTTCTATTCAGGAAGAATTAAGTTGATATTTATGTGAATATTGGGGATTTACCACAATTATGAGAGGAGCATGTGAAGTCAATAATATGAAATCTGTATACTAGGAGTGGAGTGCAGCAAAGTTCCAGCTTTTTGTATATTGTATGCACAATTTCCTAGTCACTTAAATGTGAACATAGGCACTCACCATTTCAAGCAAAAGTGTGAGGGAAAATGCTCAAATAAACAACCTAATGACTAGTTTGGTGagtttttttaattgttaaaacCTTTGTGGCTTTGGTAGATTCATGCATATATGAAAATGAGCCATGACTCAATGGAGGTGATCTAGCCTTTGAAGTTTCTTTGTGTCCATGTGATGCTTCTTGACAAGGAGCATAGTAGATCATTGAGGTAGATTGAAGATAATTATTTGTGATATCCTATTATGTTTTTTCAAACAGTGGAGGTATCTGGCGGCAACGTAAAGAAAACATTGatagtgtcacgccccgaacccagacCGCAACAGAAGCCGCATGCATGCAGGGCAGAtcatacaagcatgcaaggctacTGACCAAATCATAATAATTTCAAAGCAATCATAATAattctttaatttttgaaaattaatttaatcaaaATCTAATCAATTCATTCTCATAAACAAATATCCCAAAGTATCATGAGTCAAAATATTCCAATATCATTCAATCcgaataaaatattcaaaattaaattaaactaatATAAACTAAACTAAGCTAGAAGTCCAAATAATCACGAATATCTTCAGAAGATCTAGCACACTCTTCTAAGTTTTGAACAATCATGATTCAAgatctaaaaatagaaaaaaaaagaataaggaGCTAGACCAGCCTGGTAAGCAACATAACACATCAAAGTGGGATTTAAGCAtgccaaacaaataaataatcaaatagtATGATACTAATCGGGAATAAATCAAATCTCGaataatacatatatttttttcaaaagttattttttataaattgatATTAGACCCAACATCAGGTTATGGCCACGTAACCTAGTGGCGTGGGTCAGATAGCAGATACAAGATGCACAAAGTGCCAGATAACAGATACTATTATTCTAACCATTGGTGGCTTGGTATCAAAATCAGTTtctcagattacaagtcgacaagaCTAACGTAGAAtctccattggcggggccaaaTCATAGTCGTGCTGTGGATACGTATATAAAACAAATTTCATAATTTATCCATTCAGATTTTCAAAATTCATTTACAAGAGTATTAAAATACATAACATATTTTAGAACAATTAGGATAGTAATAATAGCATGCTTAATCTGTCTAATTAAACATAAAACAAATATCATAATCAAATTtaacaaattaatcataatttccaaaggtcaaaaatatattttgaagcattaagttacttacctcttctcgcttcaaAATTCCACTTCAATTAGATGGATCAGATTTACCTATTTTAatatcattaggatacaattaattttatcattatcttAGAAGCCaagcaaaatcaaaaatta
Coding sequences within it:
- the LOC103712538 gene encoding probable LRR receptor-like serine/threonine-protein kinase At1g67720, which encodes MLPILFLCLLSFPPSLHASDPPPRGYRINCGSQDEDTVGSIKWIADDGFVEAGNISKLNIPNMMPVLSSLRYFPDKSARKYCYLIPVAKGTKYLIRTTYFYGGFDGGNEPPVFDQIVGGMKWSTVNTTENYAKGLASYYEIIMVATRKTMSICLARNEHTVSSPFISALEVEFLEDSIYNSTDFKTYALSTVARHRFGYDGPIAGYPDDPFNRFWEAFKDTNPAVESHWSIASSHFWNFPPQTAFQTALTTSRGKKLIVKWPAMALPAANYYLALYFQDNRSPSAFSWRVFDVSVNEKTFYSGLNVSTAGAVVHGTKWPLSGQTQITLTPDVSSSVGPVINAGELLMMVPLKGRTLGRDVLAMEAIARSFNNPPSDWSGDPCSPPENSWTGVTCSQGKRARVTALNLTNFGLTGSLPNSIAKLSAITSIWLGGNKLSGPIPDMGSLKRLVSLHLENNQLTGSIPSSLGNLGKLREIFLQNNNLEGQIPDSLKRRSGINIQISPGNQIH